One stretch of bacterium DNA includes these proteins:
- the def gene encoding peptide deformylase has translation MALLPVIKYGHPTLRKRAKHCQAGEVTPTFIADLIQTMYAEDGVGLAATQVNVDKQVLVARDLDKNDLYVLINPQIIAQSEKRVVEVEGCLSLPQLQAEVPRALKIEVRAVDPDGQPIHIKAKDHFARVLQHEIDHLNGILYIDRADLTTLVWLETRKDRSGEEGIERLPISLQEVQKRYIARYHKDLDSIVFHPDQRTGFVSAAHDA, from the coding sequence ATGGCGCTGTTGCCGGTTATCAAATACGGCCATCCCACTTTGCGCAAACGAGCGAAGCATTGCCAAGCGGGCGAGGTGACGCCGACGTTTATCGCGGATCTGATCCAGACGATGTATGCGGAGGATGGCGTCGGGCTGGCTGCCACTCAGGTGAACGTGGACAAACAAGTGTTGGTGGCACGGGATCTTGATAAAAATGATCTGTATGTGCTGATCAATCCTCAGATCATTGCCCAAAGCGAGAAAAGAGTGGTGGAGGTGGAGGGCTGTCTCAGCTTGCCTCAATTGCAGGCGGAGGTTCCGCGCGCTCTGAAGATTGAAGTTCGGGCCGTGGATCCGGATGGGCAACCCATCCACATCAAGGCCAAGGATCATTTCGCCCGCGTGCTGCAGCATGAAATCGACCATCTGAACGGCATTCTCTACATCGATCGAGCGGACCTGACTACCCTGGTTTGGTTGGAAACAAGAAAGGACAGGTCCGGCGAAGAGGGGATTGAACGGCTGCCGATTTCTTTGCAAGAGGTTCAAAAACGGTACATTGCCCGCTATCATAAAGATCTTGATAGTATTGTCTTTCACCCCGACCAACGAACAGGATTTGTGAGTGCCGCCCACGACGCGTGA